A genomic stretch from Candidatus Poribacteria bacterium includes:
- a CDS encoding BatA and WFA domain-containing protein, whose protein sequence is MHFLNPSAFYLLALIPIVVLLHFLKLRRQRHVVPSVMLWLEAIEDMKANVPFQRLRNSLLLPLQILFLLVVVGSVARPALRQLGGLSEQSVVIIDTSASMGATDLGKTRLDVAKAEALKLINQLGINGQMMIIDTSRPPHNIRQAFTSDTEKLRQAIDNLSVAHTPPTLKAVFDSVAVYARVPGAQVVQNPDTIGVVFISDNFGTLPNSASPFQLQKIGLGNRSENIAIVQFSVTRALTSPNRYEVLVGVQSFADAPKEFQVQLGIEGKSFFEDESVVLPPKETTSILFFLEDDERFYGQVVTARLDIDDDLSVDNVAAAILYPPPTWKVLLVSDRDQPPLTAILKTDPHVILNQVQTSDYHSAGGNDILIFDQFVPDPLPEGNIVFLNPIGGLPFMPAQENSQSTQIIDQHPTHEVMRDVSLIDLEVKASLRVQLPLWGIPLIETNQTPLIWLGEQDNQKVVVFAFDPFDLDVSNFATSIPSAPILMSQFLEWLGAATSPIQPDLVKTGEPVKIYLEHISEVERITVQTPDNDVQELQARDSRIVFTDTTKVGVYTVFVDGEPFGRFAANLLSPQESDLSPSQLVDDPNTDAGTERVQSNLPEVNQEIWAYAAFLALLLLIVEWWVYHQNRRFSQS, encoded by the coding sequence ATGCATTTCCTGAATCCTTCTGCATTTTATCTCTTAGCACTCATTCCAATTGTGGTGCTGCTGCATTTCCTCAAACTGCGTCGTCAACGCCATGTCGTTCCCAGCGTGATGCTTTGGCTTGAAGCTATTGAGGATATGAAAGCCAACGTACCCTTCCAACGCCTGCGAAATTCACTTTTGCTCCCGCTTCAGATTCTGTTTTTGCTGGTTGTGGTGGGTAGCGTTGCACGTCCAGCGTTGCGTCAACTCGGCGGTTTGAGTGAGCAATCAGTCGTTATTATAGATACGTCGGCAAGTATGGGAGCAACCGATCTGGGGAAAACCCGTCTTGATGTGGCAAAGGCGGAAGCACTAAAACTGATTAACCAGCTTGGGATAAATGGGCAGATGATGATTATAGATACATCTCGCCCACCGCATAATATCCGTCAGGCTTTTACATCGGATACAGAAAAATTGCGTCAGGCTATTGACAATCTGTCCGTAGCACATACTCCTCCAACGCTCAAAGCGGTATTCGATTCTGTAGCTGTTTACGCGAGGGTGCCGGGGGCGCAGGTTGTGCAGAACCCCGATACAATTGGAGTTGTCTTTATTAGCGACAATTTTGGGACGCTCCCCAATTCTGCAAGTCCATTTCAACTTCAAAAAATCGGTTTGGGAAACCGTAGCGAAAACATCGCAATTGTCCAGTTCAGTGTCACCCGTGCGCTAACCTCACCGAATCGCTACGAAGTGCTCGTTGGCGTGCAAAGTTTTGCAGACGCCCCTAAGGAATTTCAGGTACAGCTAGGAATTGAAGGGAAGTCGTTTTTTGAAGACGAAAGCGTAGTCCTACCTCCGAAAGAGACAACATCAATCCTATTTTTTCTTGAGGACGACGAAAGGTTTTATGGACAGGTCGTCACTGCCCGTCTTGATATTGATGATGATCTTTCTGTTGACAACGTCGCTGCGGCGATTTTGTACCCACCACCGACATGGAAGGTTTTACTCGTCAGTGATCGGGATCAGCCACCGTTGACCGCGATTCTCAAAACAGATCCGCATGTTATCCTAAATCAGGTTCAGACCTCCGATTATCATAGCGCGGGCGGAAACGATATTCTTATCTTTGATCAGTTTGTCCCGGATCCGCTCCCCGAAGGGAATATCGTTTTCCTTAACCCGATCGGTGGGCTTCCTTTTATGCCCGCCCAAGAAAACAGTCAGTCGACTCAAATCATCGATCAGCATCCTACTCACGAGGTGATGCGCGATGTCTCGCTGATTGATTTGGAGGTCAAAGCATCGCTGCGCGTCCAATTGCCATTGTGGGGCATTCCGCTTATTGAAACGAACCAGACACCGCTGATCTGGCTCGGAGAGCAGGACAACCAAAAAGTGGTTGTTTTTGCATTTGATCCGTTCGATCTCGACGTTTCAAACTTTGCGACATCTATACCTTCTGCCCCTATTTTGATGTCTCAGTTTTTGGAATGGTTAGGGGCAGCGACATCCCCAATCCAACCCGATCTTGTTAAGACAGGTGAGCCTGTAAAGATTTATCTTGAGCATATCAGTGAGGTTGAAAGGATAACCGTTCAAACACCCGACAACGACGTGCAAGAGCTACAAGCGCGGGATTCTCGAATCGTTTTTACAGATACAACAAAGGTTGGTGTTTACACTGTATTTGTTGATGGCGAACCGTTTGGTCGATTTGCAGCCAATCTACTTAGCCCACAGGAATCTGACCTTTCGCCGTCGCAATTAGTGGATGATCCCAATACAGATGCGGGTACTGAACGGGTGCAATCTAACTTGCCAGAAGTGAATCAGGAGATATGGGCATACGCAGCTTTTCTCGCACTATTGCTGCTTATTGTGGAATGGTGGGTCTACCATCAGAATCGCCGTTTTAGCCAATCGTAA